GCCAAGTCCTTGAGCAGAATCTGAAAGCCACGTCCGGAAAAGTCCTGTATGCTTTTTCATCTCCAATTCACCGCGGATGACTCTAGCAATGCCGACAATTTTACCTTTTAGTTCAACACCTAAGTAAAGGTTGTTGTTTTCTCTCATTTCGGAAATAAAGTCCACTTCTTCCTGAATAGACCTCGGTCGTTCTTTTTGTATGTACGTCCCGGAATCAATAATGCTTTTTACGGCTTGGATAATATCTTCCGCATCTTCTTCTCTTATCGGACGCAAAGTCACCTGTTCACCGTTCTTTGCTGTAAATACTGTTTTAATCTCTT
The window above is part of the Metabacillus dongyingensis genome. Proteins encoded here:
- a CDS encoding GNAT family N-acetyltransferase translates to MITQEIKTVFTAKNGEQVTLRPIREEDAEDIIQAVKSIIDSGTYIQKERPRSIQEEVDFISEMRENNNLYLGVELKGKIVGIARVIRGELEMKKHTGLFRTWLSDSAQGLGIGKELMSATLEWCKTNNLHKLCLTVFASNEIALKLYQKYGFVSEGIQRDQVILNGKFDDEIHMAYFFTA